The DNA segment TACAGGGTGAGGGCAATTGTGACAGGGGGAGGGAATAAGTGTTATTCAGGGCGATGGAAAGTGCAACAAGAGGGgacttaattaaacaatttaggACTAGTTTTCAATGctacatgttaaatattatagTTGAGGGTATTACAGTTTTAGAGAATTTGAAATGTCCGTCTGGTGGTCTGCTACCTTAGAAAGGATGCATACTTGTCTTTGTTtgtataaacattctgaccaactttcatgaagatacagttataaatgtgacctctagattgttaacaagcttttccttaaatttgacctgatgacctagatttgaccgcacatgaccaagattcgaacttggcctagagctaattaatatatacattctgactaagtttcatgaacatacaaagtttcatgaacatacagtcataaatgtgacctctagagtacTAACAAgctttttctatgatttgacctggttacctagtttttgaccacacatgacccagatttaaacttgatttaaagattattaatataaacattctgaccaactttcatgaagatacagtcataaatgtgacctagaatgttaacaagcttttccttcaatttgacctggtgaccctagtttttgactgcacatgacccagattcgaacttgacctacagattataaatattaacattctgaccaagtttcctgcagatacattcataaatgtgacctctatagagttaacaagcttttcctttaatttgacctggtgacctagtttaaCCCCAGAtaacccaatatcgaactcgtccaagattttattgagggcaACATTctaaccaagtttcattcagattgtgcccaaattgtaACTTCTCGAGTGTTTACAGTCgtattgttgacgacggacgacgaccGACGACTACGAcagacacagggcgatcacaatagctcaggtgagctaaaaagttgtcataacggtaaatctgtgagagtgcagctttaaatggacttggaataaattgtttcatttcatttttttcccaatGTACTAAACATAGTTCACTTGGGTCAGAGTTTTCATCCCCAATATTTTCACTATCACACTGCATATTATCTGGGCCAGCATGTTATCTATAGTAAAATTCATCATAACATACGGATCATCAGAGTCCTTCTCCTTGCCAAGGATCTGGCCGACGACGAGGTTTGAGATACCTATTCCGATCATCTGGATGGAAGTGGTCAGTCCCATTGCTGTACCGATTGTGGCCTGGCTAACTACCAGGGGGATCGACGGCCACATACTAGCCTACAAAAAGGCAGGTAATATGATCAgctcatgttttatttcattgaaaagaaAGATAGAAAAAGCAAATATGGCACTCAAATTCTTAGAACATGTGATTTTTGTCCTAAATTTCAAACAAGGatttattgaacttaaattttacCAGAGAGaggtgaccttgacatttgatgAGAACCACCAACGGTTTTTGTGTCACAAAGCAGAATTTATAATATCGcaaaatgaatatcataaattcatacaacttcagaattgtttttgttaaagtttCATCTCCTATCACCTGTACTTATGAACATATAATTAAACTAACATCCCCCCTCTCAAAATTGTTATGCATCACATCACATGTTAATTTATTGCTCCCTCCTCttacaaactagtttaaacatattttatacaacatatatatatcaaacatcagAATCCTAAATTAAGTGTTATACTATAATAATACtattatatacatgaaatattgaaataaataaaaacaaagctGAGCTTATAATTGTTTCTCTCTTACAAACAAAGCaagatatattcaaaacaagGTCATGACTTACTGCAGCAAAGCTGTAGGTGATACCCAGCCAAAGCGTAGCTACCAGTGGATACACATTCGTGAACGCCAGCAGCCCAAACACAGGAATAGTGACCACCGCACAACCCAACGCTAAGTAGCCACGCTTACCAACTACATCCTAAGAACAGAGCATACAAACATAATGTTTCAAGATTTTTGCTTTGATAATAATCCAGCGATAAGCAATTtgaataaattcaaaatgatatttacatCACCTTTAAATAACAGACttaaatgtgtaaaatgtaaataataatgataataccagtaataaataattgtaattcaGGTGTAATTCAGGTAACATTCTTAACCGTACCCAACTACCCATGCTAATAGAGTGTTTCTGTTATTTGTAAATGGTGAAAGAAATATGCCTTTCATAAAGTTTCCTTACGTAAAAACACAGTCATTAAATTAAtcattaatgtcatttataGTTTACTATGATTTTCAGCCAATCCCAATATTCAAAACAACTTCCTAAATTCACTACTTTATACTGCCAGGTATGGACAAAACTCACAATAAGTCCTCCAAGGAAGGGGGAGAGAACCATGGAAACATCGTACACAGCACCAGATATATACGCCGACGTCGTGTCCTTTATATGGTACTTTGTGTGGATAAACTTGCTGAAATGGAATCATTTAAACTTAGGGCTATCCCAGTATAACATATAACCCAcagggggaaggcaattattttcttagtatATGGGTGGATgtcttttttcacaaatttggaccccaaaatggtttaattgcttctgtagggggcaGGTATTATTCAAAAGTACCTTCCCCCTGGgggttatttgtttaaatggaatagcccttaatAGTGATGAACCCCTCTAGAGTCAGTCACAGCCAGTACTGGTGTCCGTGAAAACATTCTCCTGGCCTTAAACCCCGACTTCTTAGTAAAGAGGCTTCCCCATTTAACACTTCACCTTTTGATAAATAATACACTGGCTAATTTGTGGCCGAAATTTGGTCTGATTTCCAATGTAAAAAGGCACTTTTTCCCAAAAATAACTATTatcaatttctaaaaaataaataaattcaggAATAAATTTCGCACACTGCAAGTTATGCAAGTAAAAGAAATCTCTGTAAAGAAGAAATTTTAAGttatttgctttcatttttatagcatcattgttaatttatagGAACAAAAGAATTCCAAAATGACTTTAGTATTGCTAGTAAACTGTGTTGTAGCTATGATCGAAGTTTGTTTCAAATGGTTTCAAATTCCAACAGCAAATATTGATTGATTATGCATTATATTAAGGTGTAACTGATACTAGTAGCTAAAAAATGTGAAGATACAAGCCACCTAAGATCTGTAAAGAGCATATTGTTTGAACACTGAATTCTGCTCTAAAATTTATCTGCTTACAATATACTGGTATCTATAACTCCAAAGAGAGTTCACGATGgcacaaaaaatatttacttccCTCTTTTATTTAACCTGTCCATTTACGAATAAATgcatgtaataataacataccTGGAGTCCGCTACGAATGGGAAGACGCCATTGTAGAAGAACATGATTGTCAAAGCCAGCAGCCAGTAGGACAGCGAGAAGTAGCGAATGTCCGTCACTCTCTATAATAACaacagtaaacaaaacaatctgGATGTGTCATTAGTTTGTCACTCTCTATAATTACTACAGTACACAAACCAACTGGATGtgtcatttttttgtcaacacAGCGATGTTATGAAAACCATGTGGCAATTATGAATCCAAACATGCATGTGTATTTCATGCTATAGATGAAAGGTCACCAAGAAATATATTGACTGTTTGGACAGTAGTCTAGACAGAATCTTTCTGCTATTTCCCAGGCTACCATTCTTTGAAATATGCCAAAGTCTGGCAGCCACTAAAGAAAAACTAGACACCAAATTGCAACATGACACGCCCATTAGAAGAGCCTTTGACAGAGACATAATGCTCTTCCATGCAATAACATGATGTTGAACAATATGTGGAAACTGTGAGACTACCCCTCAGCATGGTAAACCtccatggcaagttttttgaaaatttgatgtATATGAATGTGTTGACATTCATGTACCGtcaataaaaactgttttaatcaCTTGAAAAATTTCTTAGGAAAGTGCCATTTTTTCCTTAAGTGGTTTTATTAAGTGAGTTTTTTCGGCAGTTTGTTTCTGCATGCTGGctcatttaaagacattttgaaACAAGAATTAGATAATCGGTACCCAGCTAGTGTCGATTTAATGGTTaagtaaagcaaaaaaaaataaggggAACTTTtctaccaagtttgaacatCATCTGGACAATACCTATTAAGGAATGGACAGGAATAAATGGTACAGATGTAAGGACAGATGGATTGACAaagccaaaacaatatcccacTCCCAAATCCTTCGGTTTGGCAGGGtataataataactataaacAAGACATTAATAACTATCTCACCAGCTTCTTTGATTCAATCTTGAGACTGTCCGCATCTCCGAGCTGTTTCACGCCCCAGATGTCAAGGAAACTGACAATGCAGGCCGATGTAAAACCCAGACCACACAACATTGCACCTGCAAATCccaattttgaatatatttcagttccaagAGTCTACATAGGTATTAAAAATTACACACTTACCCAATATGGAAAGTGTTATAAAACATCTTATCAGGGTTGTGAAACCCccatttaaaatgaatcattaataattattattatagttactttcttttttactcaagatcaataatttcaaattcttaatataaaatgaagtCAAATATAGTTTGCGACTTagtaatttgttaaatataaaataaacaagcaaattcgttgaatgatatcccccgcctgattaggcaaagttcatggattggaaatgaaaagtggaatattacaatatattcacatgtattgtaatatggctgcagagaaatggaCCGTTTTGAACGGtggatataagtttgagtttgtttggaattatttcaaataaaagttttgtatttagatttttgtaagatttgacctagtgaccttattttttatcacatgtgacctagttttctaaaaaaaaaaaatcacatgtgacccagttttaaatatgtcaaagagttcatcaaggaaaacattctgatcacgtttcatgaatattataaCATACATAATGCCTCTTATGTGTtcaaaagatttttctaagatttgagctagtgacctagtttttgaccccatgtgacccacttttacaagcggtccatctttcatcaaggggtacatcctgaccaagtttaaacataatctgaccaatcattaccatgatatggttcctgacaagatttttcttagatttgacctagtgacctaatttttgatcatatgtgacTCAGTTTTATAtatgtccaagagttcatcaaggaaaacattttgataaagtttcatgaatgtttgaccatgtataatgcctctagtttgttccaaagatttttctaagatttgacctagtgacctagttttgacccCATTAAAtccacttttacaagtggtcaagatttgatcaaggggaacattctgaccaagtttgaacattttctgattatTGCCTACAAAGATATGGTTCCCGACGGATGGagggacggacggacagacaacgccaaaacaatatcccccttcCGAAACCTTCGATTCAGCGGGGGATATTAAATACATTGCTTAAagtgaagaaaatatttttattaaatgtaaacaagttaAATTATCATTGATTTTAGATTAAAACACTAGCAATTAATATCAAGTCTgggttaaaaaaatactttgaaaatatgGAGGATTTTCAAGCCATTTTCCTTTACCTTCACCAATTCAGTAATCCAGTAgaattattttacttaatacTTTGTTTCACTGATTTTGTCAAGATATATAATGTGTCAAGCAGTTCATAAAAATATGTGATCAaataccaaaaaatgttttaatggtgtctttattttctattttaataggCAATATAAGAGACTGATCGACAAAATATATTACACTAAGGCCTTATAAGAATTTTGTTAGGCCGATTGGTATTAACAACACCCACCTCCCCATAGCGTCCAGTTGAGTCCGTAAGTCGCCTCAAAGTTCTGAGTGAGGAAGAAGTTGAGCACACTGCCGAGACGAGAGAACGCCAGCGTGATACCGAAAGCCAGGGCAAGCTCCTTGTTCCTGAACCAGTACGCTGTCAGTCTGTTCTGTACAACTGGAACACATCATGATATGGTCAAAGGTGAGAGTACTCAagtaatacatgtatcaaatgGCGTATGAAAAAAAAAGCAGGCtccaattttaattttatcctCAATTGCTGAGggagatatttatattttgaatgtcaattCAATTGTGATAAGTGTTTATGTTCAGCAAAATCATGCCTTGAcaagtatatatatgtttcaaaactaGTAATGTTAacagtgttcgacactaacggggtcccgggatcccgaggacaccaattattcaggagggacacctgaacttctaagtccggtattccgttacgtcatgaatctataaataaacaggtcatttcacaaGGCGCATGCAGGTTAACGCTTCCGTttagttgtttacattttaaacaaggtcagaGCTGACAGAGATTAATTATCggtaaaatacttatgtggaattgttttgcttatgtgtcagaaccgcccaaaaagatgccaactctggtgataccttttatataatatgatacgacctttgagtatttacagtaacatttacgacACAAAAGAATAGCAGTCCACATTCAGCATTCTGTGTTTAAATTGGCATTCaacttatcaatattctttgttaattttaaagacatatattttatgctttgataaaaaaataatgaaataaaatttgcagggttttattcattaattcaatcaatttataaaattttatgactttttggcgcgaaaattaacatgtatacacaatttttggtcgtctgctcttccagtatgcactacgactgatgggcagtctgattgatttatcaacagctCTACTAATATATTGATTggagttttcacaagccagatgtaatattcctacagtttcttaatgaaaagcaccgacatttgacaagaccctgaaccatgatgtattttatgcgtattttccaaaaatctaaaaatagtaataacatcaagtttttgtttacattgtatccatctctgtttttgactgaaaacaaaagggacttagacattctcccgcttttgaactcaatctaccaacttagagaccaaaatatacctcactgccattcagtgctactaacctgtcattacatgctgctgaaaacatgtataatatggtggtgtatacttgcattacaaattgaaaagtaaaaggatgttgaatttaatattaaaacaggctcaacaatgaaaaaaatgtaaaatgtggaagggactcctaatttcaggaagggacacctgatttcaaatgttggtgtcccttcgggatcccttggaaaaatggttactGTCGACCCCTGATGTTAAACCAAGGTAATGCACTTTCCAAAAgtgaaagaaataaaagtacggagagataaaagaaaaagcctcattattttgaaaagcacccatatgtttaaaaactaaTAATGCATGTTAAACCAAGGTAATGATggaacaataaattaatattttaccttGCACTattacaaacatcaatatttaagaATATCTCAAAGTTATTGTCTTCAAAGGGTTTGAAAAGTAcagaaacttttatttttcaaactgatctttttattttgcatatttaatacaGAGCATACAAGTGAATGTAGATTGTTATGCTCAAAAAGATTTGTTTCTGATATCATGCCCAAAACAAAATTGTGGGATAGggtatgtttaaattattgtcAAAAGAGCAGTGTTCGTTGACATATTGAACAAAGAACTAATGCACCATCTGGTGCTGAAAAATTCTAGTGGTGaagaaagtaaaatattttcgaaTAATATGTATCAGATGTCACATTGCTTTTGCAAGTGGTTCATTTTGGTAATATTTAAGTCCATGCTAAAGAAATAGGGCTAGTCAGGTAACCAGAAATAAACCtgttttttttaggcctaacaaGGTCAACAAATCAACGTTACACCAATCAATCAGACAACTCACTTGTTAGGGAGCCATTTCCAGAGCCAAACAACAGTCGACCCAGCAACATGACAGGCAACATTGCTGATGTGCCCTTCAACATCGCCCCAGCCGCAAATGTGGACGAGCCCAACACACATAGGAAGGAGAACAGAAAAAGCCCAACTGTAAAACAAGATGTATGTACACACATTATCCGATCTACACCTTGTGCGGTGCAAAAACTTTAATTGGTTGCAATTCGTGCTTTAAGGTGTTTTAAGGTGACATGCAGTGATAATGGCAATGGCCTTTATATTTGATACTTTTATCCTAAAACAGGCACATATTACTGGATCTTAAAACAGTTCTTGTATGGACACAGTTTTCACAACTCTGTTGACCATTATCTTGACCTTAGACCAAAAAAGGGGGTAAGGTTTTGGCTACCATCTATCTTCAGGAGACTCAGAATAGTTTTAAGGTTGTTTTTCaggaccagtgtgaatatgcCGGTCATCAGGGTCTAAATGGGTATCAACATGGGTCAGCAGGATTTATTTTATCCTGCTGCAAAATCACGTTTGTCAAAAGAACAGTGATCCAGCCTTTAAGCAGTACCTGCATTAACAcctttcatttcaaaattaatggGCAGGGGCCTAAGATGACATGAGCAGATGCACATTTATCAGAACATGTAATGATACAGTCTTTGCAGCGTGTGTGTGTTGACTTGTATCATAGACAGGGTGAACTTCACTGCACAGTCTGCTCATATGTCTGCAAAAACAATGTGCAGTTCTATCTTTGAATAtaatcgggggggggggggggggggggggggggggttctaaGCAGTAATAGTTGTAAGAAGGGtcctgcaccctgtcctttcaTGGCATTACCTCTCTGGTAAGCAGGTGGAACTTACTTCTGTTCCCTAGTTTGTCTATAAGGAACCCAGCGCCAATCACAACAACagcatttctgaaaaaaacgGAGGTAAATTAAACTCTATTTGcatagttctcaaaactgtaACTGAAGAAATTATTAATATGATCACAGTATTATGTTCCACTGGAGAACATTGGTAGAAGCTTTGTTCTTCCTCACAGTTAAACTTTTATCTGATAAGAGTGTGTGTGTATTGAAACTCAAATTAGCTTTCTGGACAGAAGTTGCTTCATTTGTGTGGTGacatttgtcaataaaaaacaGCTACCAGTTTTGTAACTGACAAATTCAGAGAGTTTTCTCTGTTTTAGATAAATCACAAACTCTATTTGTACAAAATGGTGCTCATATCAAGTCATCAAAACATTGAAGCACTGTGCATAGTTTAAACTTAATGAGCTCACTACAATAATAACTAATAGTTAATATATAGCTGTTATTAAGAGAAGGATATTTAAATTCAGTCATAGATTGTGTAAAGCATTtcctaaaaatgtatttaagtgACTACAGAAAATTGCAACAAACAGCACTTTATCTTGAAAATAGCTGTAAGGGAAGGGTATTTACGTCCAGGCATATATGGCATAGAGCAGGTTGTAGTTGTCCGGAGACATCTCAAGACAGTCGTCACACGTCACATTGCAGTGGGGAGTGATGTTCATGGTCTTATTCCCATCTGTGCAGTTCTGGTGAACCTGGAAGCAATAATACAGACATGAGTAACATGGTAATATTTAAGCTAAAAAAGAATATAACATCTTAGATCAATTAAGCAATTTTTACTCCAatcaatatttgtgaaatatttgttttggatGCAAAACACTAATGGAATAGGCTATCTTCAGTACAGGCCAGTTCACACACTTACATGTATActctcattttttatttattgaatgttcACAATTTTCTTCCCTATTCTCTCCAATCTACATGTACCAGTCAATTactatttcttaaacattttattactgCCATAAGCTAAAATATTTACCATGAGAATGAAATGAAGCGTAATTCACaatttcaatttgataaatTAGAAGATGTTAATTAACTGTAAATACTATTCATTGCAACATTCAGAAAAGAAGAGAGGTAAATATATTAGCTTTCAGCTATCTCCTGAATCCTTACGATGATATCTGTATAATATTTGTTGCTTAagacattttcataaaataaatagcaTTTAAACTAACTCTCAAAACTGTTAATGGGTGAAATCCAAATCATTGAATGATCAAAACTAGTTCCCATGGGTGAAAATCAATTTCTATAATAATGACCTTAGAAATCACTAATTTCATAAAGATAtagttttgagaaaaaatataaaatacattatatatgcatATGCAAGAAACAGTCTgttgaatgatatatttatgCCTCAAAACTTAAT comes from the Mya arenaria isolate MELC-2E11 chromosome 13, ASM2691426v1 genome and includes:
- the LOC128214729 gene encoding major facilitator superfamily domain-containing protein 1-like; this translates as MALQASDRVFRFIVLFFNCLLTFGSYFCFDMPSVLQDTFTNPVHQNCTDGNKTMNITPHCNVTCDDCLEMSPDNYNLLYAIYAWTNAVVVIGAGFLIDKLGNRIGLFLFSFLCVLGSSTFAAGAMLKGTSAMLPVMLLGRLLFGSGNGSLTIVQNRLTAYWFRNKELALAFGITLAFSRLGSVLNFFLTQNFEATYGLNWTLWGGAMLCGLGFTSACIVSFLDIWGVKQLGDADSLKIESKKLRVTDIRYFSLSYWLLALTIMFFYNGVFPFVADSSKFIHTKYHIKDTTSAYISGAVYDVSMVLSPFLGGLIDVVGKRGYLALGCAVVTIPVFGLLAFTNVYPLVATLWLGITYSFAAASMWPSIPLVVSQATIGTAMGLTTSIQMIGIGISNLVVGQILGKEKDSDDPVKQTETLHRWKFVMIFLLGNTLACVVTSLFLNINDRRKGGILNLSRREKAAAIGTINSVIASSNDASNNSSDSSDDEREPLIRKRNAIN